TAATATTGGAAAAGCAAAAGACTCGACTTTTAGTAAGGTTTTATTTGCTCTTGGTATTAAACATGTGGGTGAAAGAGCTGCAAAATTAATTTCAAAACAATATCATAATTTTGACGAATTAATTTGTGAAAAAGATGAATTGGCAAAAATATCAGCTATAAATAATATTGGTCCTAAAATTTTAGATAGCTTAAAAGAATATCTAAAAAATGAAGAAAATGTTAAACTTTTAAGAAAATTTGATGAGATATTTAATTATCAAAAAATTGCTACAGTTGCTAGTGAAAAATTAATTAATTTATCATTTGTTATCACAGGTAAATTATCAAACTCAAGGGATCACTATGTTGATTTAGTTGAAGCTAATGGAGGCAAAGTATCTTCATCAGTTTCTTCTAAAACGTCATTTCTTTTAGTAGGAGAAGATGCAGGTAGCAAATTAGATAAAGCTAAAAAATTAAATATTGCAATAATAAATGAAGAACAATTTAATGAAATGTTAAAATAGTTATTATTTTCATAATATTTAAAATAATTTTTGAGTATTTAACTAAAATACTTTGAGTTTTTATATAATTTAATCAATTATTTAGGAGTTATTATGGATATAAGAAAATATGTTGTTATTGGTAACTGAAAAATGAACAAAAATTTTACAGAAACCATGGACTTTATTTTATCTTTTAAAGATGAATACAAAAAATTAAAGAAAAACAAAGAAGCATATGCAATTAGTCAACTAAATGAATTTGCTGTTGCAATACCTCATGCTAATTTATCAGCTTATCAAATTAACAAAGTTAATGAATTAAAACTATGTGCTCAAGATGTTAGTCAAAATTGCAATGGTGCTTTTACAGGTGATGTTAGCGCTTCAATGCTACAAGATCTTAATGTTAACTATGTAATTCTAGGTCACTCAGAAAGAAGACAATATCATCACGAAACAAATGAGTTAGTTAACTTAAAAGCTAAACAAGCTCTTGAATACAATTTGACACCAGTTATTTGTGTTGGTGAAACATTAGAACAATATGAAAAAGGTCAAACAAAAGCAATTGTTAAAAAACAAATTGAAGAAAGTTTAAAAGATTTAGATTATTCAAAAATTATAGTTGCTTATGAACCAATTTGAGCTATTGGAACAGGTAAAGTTGCAACTCCTGAAATTGCTCAAGATGTTTGCCAATACATTCACTCAATTACAAGTAAAGAATTAGTTGTTCAATATGGCGGTAGTGTAAATCCTAAAAATATTAGCGATTTAGCAGCACAAAAAGACATCAACGGATTCTTAGTTGGTGGTGCAAGTTTAAATGTTGATTCATTTATTAAACTTATTACTTTAGGCAAATAATTTAGATTAAAAACAGCCCTCTTTGCAAGGACTTTTTTAATTGCGATTTTGTATTAAAACAACTGTTTTATAGTGTTATTAGTGAAATTATTAAATTTTATTTTTGATTAATTTCGCTGATAATTCATCAACAATAATTGTTACATCTTTATGATTTTGTAAAAAGCTGGCTGGACAATTTGAATTTACTGGTTTAAGTAAAGTATCATAAATTGCTTGAGCTTTTTTAGGCCCGGTTGCTAATAACATAATTTTTTTACTTTTTAAAATAGTTCCTATTCCCATAGTTACTGCTTTACGAGGAACATCTTTTTCACTAGCAAAAAATCTTTTGTTTGCATTAATTGTGCTTTCAGTTAAATCAACTACTCTTGTAATATCTTGTTCTTGACTATCTGGTTCATTAAATGCAATATGACCGTTTTCGCCAATACCTAAAATAGTAAAATCAATACCTCCAAGTTTTTCAATTACTTGTTCATAGCTACCATTTTGATGTTCTTTTTCATATTTTATGACATCAGGAAAATTGATATTTTCTCTTTTAACATTAATGTGATTAAACAAATTATGATCCATAAAATAATGATAAGAATGTTCATTTTTTAAATCTAATCCAAGGTATTCATCCAAGTTAAAAGTAACCATTTTACTAAAATCAATTTTACCTTTTTGATAATCTTCAATTAATAATTTATATAAATCTAAAGGTGTTGAACCTGTGGCAAAGCAAATTCTTGAATCTGCTTTTTTAGTAATTTGATTCTTAATTAAACTTAATGCTTTTTGTGCTACTGCTAAAGCATCTTTTTCAATATATACTTTCATTTTTACTCCTTATTATTTGACTTTTTGCCCATCAATATAAACTTCTTTAATATCTAAAGTTTTTAAATCCATTAAAACTAAATCTGCTAATTTATTTGCTTTAATTTGTGCTCGATCTTTTAAATTATGAGCTTTAGCTGCATTATATGAAGTTAATTTAACAATATCACGATAATCTAAATCTAATGAAGCTAAATTTTTAAATGAATCATGTAAGCAAATTCCACTTCCAGCTATAGTTGTTGTGCCCTCTAAATAAATTGTTAAACCATGTTTTTCAATATTAATTCCACCTGAAATGCTTTTACCATCAGGTCCATAAGCAGGTCGAATTGCATCGCTAACACACATTAAGTGGTTTATATCTTTATGATTAAGCGTAAAAACTATACTTTCTTGACAAATGTGATGAAAATCAACAATTAATTCACTATAAACATCATGTCTTTCTAATGAAGCTTCTAAGATTCCCGGTTTTCTTGAATCAATTCCACTCATAGCATTTCATAAGTGACAAGTATTAGTTGAACCCAAATCATAGTATTTCATAGCTTGATCATAGCTTGCAGCTGAGTGACCAATTGAAGGCATAATGTCATTTTGAACCATAAAAGGAACTAATTTTTCTTCAACCATTAAAGGATCATAACTAATTTTTTTCAATTGATGATTTGAACTATTTAGCATTTCTAAAATATCTTCTCTAGTTGCTCTTCTTAATCATTCTAATTTGTGAGCTCCTTTTTTAGCCTCTCCAATAAAAGGACCTTCAATATGAATACCAATGTTTTTAGCACCTTGACATTTTGCTAAAGCAATATTTTTTAAAGCAATCTGAATATTTTCTCAACTTGCTGTCATTGCTGTAGGCATAAAACTAGTAATTCCATTTCTAGCTAAATTTAAACTAATATCTTCAACTGCTGCACTACTATCCATTACATCCTTATTCATAAAACCATGAATATGAGTGTCAATAAAGCCTGGAACTAATAAATATTGAGCCTTATTTTTAGTTGGAGTTATTTTAGTAATTTTTTTACTAAACTCAATGTCAGCACACTCAATAATTTGGTTGTGATTAACTATTTTAACGTTTTTTATTAGCATTTTTACCTCATTTGTTTTTTAATAATTTAATTATATTACTTAACTTTTTTTGCCTAAATTAAAAGCAAAAAATGGTAAATAAATTACACTTATTTGCTTTATTTTTGAAAAACCTTTTCAATAAGGTTTCATTTTCACAAATTTTTATTTTTTCCTCTATTTATATGTACATAAAGCATTTAATTGTTTATAATATAAACATATCTTTTAAATAATTGAGGAGTTATTATTTATGAAAAAAACTATTGACGATTTAGTATTAAAAGGCAAGAAAGTTTTAATGAGAGTTGACTTTAATGTGCCTCTTAAAGATGGTGTTATTACATCAAATAAGAGAATTGTAGCTGCTTTACCTACAATTGAAAAAGTTATCAAGGAAAAAGGAAAATTAATTTTATTTTCTCACTTAGGACGCGTTAAAAGTGAAGAAGATAAAGCTAAAAACAACTTATTACCTGTAGCTAATGAATTAGCCAGATTACTTAAAAAACCAGTACTTTTTGTTGACTCAACTAGAGGCGCTGAATTAGAAAAAGCAATTGCTAAAATGGAACCAGGCGAAGTGATTTTAGTTCAAAACACTCGTTATGAAGACTTAAACGAAAAAGCTGAAAGTAAAAACAATCCTATTTTAGGAAAATACTGAGCTGAATTAGGCGATGTATTTATTAATGATGCTTTTGGTACAGCTCACAGAGCACATGCTTCTAATGTTGGTATTGCATCAAACATTAAAGAAAGTGCTATTGGTTACTTAATGGAAAAAGAAGTTAATGCTTTAACTAAAGCTATCAAAAACCCTAAGAAACCTTATGTAGCTATTATTGGTGGAGCTAAAGTTAGTGATAAAATTCAAGTTTTAGAAAACTTAATTCCACTTGTAGACAAAATGATTATTGGTGGTGGAATGGCATATACATTCTTAAAAAGCCAAGGATACAAAATTGGTAAAAGCTTAGTAGAAGATGAATTTATTCCTTTTGCTACAGAATTCTTAAAGAAAAACAAAGATAAAATCATCTTACCGGTTGATCATGCATGTGCAAAAGAATTTGCCGATGTAGAACCAGTTGTTTATGGATTAGACATTGATGACAATTACGATGGACTTGACTTAGGACCTAAATCAATCGAAAAATTCGTATCTGCTTTAGAAGGCGCAAAAACAGTTGTTTGAAATGGACCTATGGGTGTTACAGAATTTGAAAACTACAAAACAGGTACTTTAGAAGTTGCTAAAGCTGTTGCTGCATTAAAAGGTTGCTACTCAATTGTTGGTGGTGGTGACTCAGTTGCTGCTGTTCAAAAACTTAAAATGGAAAGCAAATTCTCACATGTTTCAACAGGCGGTGGAGCAAGTCTTGAATTCTTACAAGGTATTGCACTTCCAGGTGTAGAAGCTATTCAAAATAAATAGTTTAAAAATAATAAAAAATGCGTAAAGCTCTGTTTTATAGGCTTAAACGCATTTTTACTTTTCTAAATATTCATTCATTTCAAGAGCTAACTTACGTGCATAATCACCAATAACTAATGAAATTTTATTAGTGCTAATCATAATTCCTGTAATGAATTTTGTATCTTGCAATTTATCCATTTTTATTAATGTTTTATCTTTGATTAAAACTTTAATATTTGAAATGCTTGCATTTACTTCTTCTATGTTTTCTTTGCCACCAAGGTTGTCTACTAATTCAACAACTTTGATATTTGAAGGTAGTTTAATATTAACTCCTTCTTTTTTAATCTTTTGTTCTTTTTTATTTTTTAGGTGTCAATATAATCAACAAAAACCTAAAGTTACAATGGTTAAAAGAACAACTAAAAATTTATCTTTTTTACTCATATTTTTATTATACAAAATAAAATTTAAAAGCAAATTAATAACTTTGAACTAAATTTAATTTATTACATTTCTCTTTATCTTTTACAAAGATAATAAAATTGTTGTAAAATAAAAAATAGTTATATATGCTTAAATAAAAAAAGAGGTAGTTATGAGCAAAAAAAGATTATTAAGTGGTATTAAACCAACAGGTGATTTAACCCTAGGAAATTACATTGGAGCTTTACGTAATTTTGTTAAATTACAAGAAAATTATGATGAAGCTTACTATTTTGTAGCTGATTTACATGCTTTAACAACAGGTTATGTTGATCCTAAAGAGTTATACCAAGCAAGAAGAGAAATAGTAACAATGTATTTAGCATGTGGCTTAGATCCTAAAAAAAGCACAATATTTTACCAAAGTGATGTTGTTGAACATACTTTGGCTCAATGACTTATGACTACTGAAATATCAATTGGTGAATTAAGCAGAATGACTCAATTTAAAGACAAAAGTCAAAAGATGTCAAAACAAGCTAATGGTACAGAAAAAATTCCAGTTGGCTTATTAATGTATCCAGTTTTAATGGCAGCAGATATTTTAATTTATAATCCTGACTTTGTTCCTATTGGTGAAGACCAAAAGCAACACTTAGAGTTAGCACGGACTATAGCAGAAAGATTGAACCGTGATTATAAAACGAACTTTAAGTTAGCAGAAGGAATTATTCCTCCAGTAGGCGCTAGAATTATGTCACTAACTGATCCAACTAAAAAAATGTCAAAAAGTGACAAAGGCACTAAAGCAACAATTTATCTTCATGATGATCCTGAAGTTGCTTACAAAAAAATTATGAAAAGCGTCACAGACAGTGAAAACAAAGTTTACATTTCGGAAGATAAACCTGGAGTATTAAACTTATTAAATATTTATGCTTCACTAACTAATAAAACTTTAAAAGAAGCAGAAAAAGAATTTAAAGACAAAGACTATGCTCAATTCAAGAGTGCTGTAGCAATAGTTGTCAAAGATGAATTAACTAAAATTCAAGCTAATTATGCAAAAGCAACCAAAATGGTTGATAAAGTTGTGGCCGAAGGCGCACAAAAAGCTCAAGCAATCTGTCAACCTATTGTTGAAGATTTGATGAAGAAAATGGGGTATAGATAAAATGGCAAAAGATAAAAAAATATTACAAAAGTGTTAAACCTGAAGAAATTTATATCTGTGGAATAGACACAGATTGTTGTGTTCAAGCAACAGCAGTAAACTTATTTGAAAAAAGGATTAGACCAATAGTTTTAAGCAATTATTGTGCTTCAAATGGCGGTCCTGAATCTCATGAAGCAGCTCTTAAAACATTATCAAGAGCAATAGGCAAAGAAAACATTATTCAACTATAAAACAGTTGTTTTAGAAAAAAGAAGGTATATATGAAAATACAAGTAGACAAGTTACTTAATCATACAACAAGTCACCTTTTAGGTGCCGCAGTTGAAAAACTTTATCCAGAAGTTAAATTAGGTTTTGGACCTGCAACCGAAGAAGGTTTTTACTATGATTTCGAATTTAAAGAACCTTTAAGTGTTAATGAATTAAGTAAGATTGAAAAGTTAATGAAAAAATTAGCAAGCAGGAATCTGGTAACTATTCAAATTCCTGAAAAAGATTATGACTTTAAAAACAAACCATATAAAAAAGAACTATATGATGAATTAAAAGCACAAGGCAAAAAGATTACTTTTTATGCTCTTCAAGATCCTCTTAATAAAGAAATAATATTTAAAGATTTATGTGCTGGTGGTCATGTTGAAAGTACAAAAGTTATTAAAAACTTTAAACTTTTAAGTATTGCTGGAGCTTACTGAAGAGGTAACAGTGACAATATCCAATTAACAAGAATTTATGGAACAAGTTGAAGCAAAAAAGAAGAATTGGATAACTATTTAGCAATATTAGCTGATAGAAAAGAAAGAGACCACAGAAAGCTTGGTAAAGAAATGAAAATTTTTGCTATGCATCCTTTATGCGGCCAAGGTTTTCCAATTTGACTTGAAGATGGAATGTACATTCATAATGAAATTAAAAACTTAGTATTAAAAATGGACCGTAAATATGGATTTACTGAAGTTTTAACTCCACACTTTGGTTCAGAAGACTTATACAAAACCAGTGGTCATTTAGCTCACTATAAAGATGATATGTTTGCACCATTAGTTATTGAAAACGAAAGATTGATTCCTCGTCCAATGACTTGTCCTCACCACATTGTGTGTTATAACTTAGAAAAAAGATCATATCGTGATTTACCAATTAGATATTCAGAACAAAGTCAACTTTATCGTTATGAAAAATCAGGTGCTTTAACAGGACTTGAACGTGTTAGAGGAATGCTTTTAACTGAAGGTCACTTATTTGTTAGAGAAGATCAAATTGAACAAGAAATTAAAAGTATGTATCAATTAATTGAAGAAACATTAAAAATTTTCAATATTGATATTAGCTATATTTCACTTTCACTTCGTGATAAAAATGACAAAGAAAAATACTTTAATGACAATAAAATGTGAAATAGCGCTGAAAAAATGCTTAAAAAAGCTCTTGATGATATGGGAGTTAAGTATACAACCGTTGTTGGTGAAGCTGCTTTTTATGGACCAAAAATTGATATTCAAATTGACACAGCACTAGGCCATGAAATTACTGTTTCAACCATACAATTAGACTTTTTACAACCTAAAAACTTTGATATTACTTATACAGATAAAAATGGTAAAGAAGCAAGACCGGTTATGATTCACCGTGGTTTAATCGGAACTTATGAAAGATTTGTTGCTATTTTACTTGAACAAACTAAAGGTAACTTACCATTCTGATTAGCGCCAAAACAAATTACAATTATCCCTGTTAATTTAAATGAAAATTTAGATTACTCTAGAAATATTTTCAATAGATTATGAAATTGTAATTTCAGAGTCAAGATTGATGATCGTGATGAAAGATTAAATAAAAAAATTCGTGAGGCTCAAATGTCAAAATCAAAATACCAAGTGATTTTGGGGGCTAATGAAGAAAAAGACAAAACAATTTCTTATCGTGAATATGGTAAAGAAGATACAAAAACTGTGACAGTTGAAGAATTTATCAACATTCTTACAAAATTAAGAAATAACTATGAATAGTAAACAAAAGAAAAAAGAAGTTAAAACATGAAGACCATTAGTCAATGTATTATTTACATTGCTCTTTTGTGTTGTTTTTCCTTTTGTTTGATGATTATTTGCAACTGTTGATTATCATAATCAAAAAATTACAAATTTAGCAATTTGTATTTCGGTAATTGTTATCTATTCACTTTTAATAATAGGATTAAATATTTTGCTTCATTATTTTAAAGTTTTAAATATTAGAAGTTATAACTTTAATATTCCAATTCTTTCAGTTTTCTTGTGAATTATTTTAACTTCATACATATCTAAATTTAATATTTATGCTCGTGTTGGAGTAGCTATTGCAGTAGTAGTTGTAATTACTTTAATAGTTAACTTTACAACAGGTAAAATTGAAGATAATATGGAGAAAAAAGCTAAACAATTAGAAGAAGAAAAACTTAAAAAAGAAATTGAGGATTTGAACAAATAATACTATAAAACAGTACTATAGGTAAATTCTAATAAAAAAATTATCAATAAATAAAACTAATTTATAATATTATTAATTAGTAGAGGAGTTTAGTAATGAAAAAAATAATCTGTGTTATTGACATGCTTGAAGGTTTTTGCAATGAAGGCGCTTTGGCAAGTCCAATAGTTAAAAAAATAATACCTAATATTGAAAAAGTATTAAAAGACAATAAAAAAGAAGACAATTTATTTATTTGCGATAGTCATAATACTTTTGATTTGGAGATGAAACAATATCCACTTCATTGCCTTAAAGACACAAAAGAGGCTGAAATTGTTAAGGAATTAAAACCTTATGTTAAAAGTGTTTTAGAAAAAAATTCAACTAATGCATTTCATCTTTTTGACAAAAAACTAATTGAAAAATATGATCAATTTGTTTTGACTGGTTGTTGCACAGATATTTGTGTTTTACAATTTGCTTTGAGTTTAAAAACATATTTAAATGAAAATAGAATTGATAAAAAAGTTATTGTTTTAAAAGATGCTGTTGCCACATTTGATGCTCCAGGACATAATGCTCAACAATTTCACAATTTCACCTTAAACTTAATGGCTAATGCAGGCATTGAAATTCAATAATTATGACTAAAACAATTGATTTACATAAATTAAATGTTGAACAAGCTACTTCAAAAGTTATTTTAGCTTTAAGTGAAGCCCAAGAGAAAAAACTTACTTCTTTAGAAATAATAACTGGTTATGGTAGTGGTGCTCTCAGAGCAAGAACTCTAGAATTACTAGAATCTGAAAATTTAACTTATATTGAAGAAGGACCAATGGTAATTGTTTATTTTTTTAATAATAATGAAGATGAAAACGATGATAATTTTTCAGATATAGAATATCAAAAGAAGTTCCAATAAAAGTGGGATTTCTTTTTATTTAATTAAAAAGCAAAATAAAAATAGCTTGTTAGGCTATTTACTATTTTTTGATTGTGTTTGATTATTTTCCTGATTATTATCTTTATTTTGTTCTTTTTCACCTTCAAAAGTTAAATCACTTTCTAAAGGCTTGTTGACAATTTCTTCTTTGACTGATATTTCAAGTCCAAAAGGAACTAATAATTGTAAAGCTAAGTATATTAAATAAAAGTCATCCATTAATTTATTTGTTAAGGTTTCAATAATATCTTCTTTATTAATGGTTTTGGCTTCAAAGATTAAATCAATTAATTCAAAAGGAATGTCAAATCAAATAAATGCTTCTGTATTTCTAATTAAGAATGATAAATTATTTAATAAATATTTTTTATTCGCTTTAGTGTTAGGAACACTAATTTGGCTAATAGTCAATTCATTGAAAATTTCATTTAAGAATTCTAAATTATTTTTTTGATCTAATCAAGCTTTTAAAACAGCATGATTATTTGATTTAAGTAAAAGTTTTTCGTAAGCTTTTGGTAATTCAACGCTTGTGTAATCACTTGGTGTATAGAAGTTATCTTTATCAAAGAATGACACATTTACTTCGGGATTTAGTTCTCTAAGTTTAACGGCAATTCCGAAGCGTTTAACACTTAGTTTTTGTTCGATTAATTGTCCATATGTTCTGCTTTTAGCTTTAATTAATTGTTTCTTAAGTTTATGATTAATTGAGGCTAAATCATGTCAAATGTTGCCTTCGTAGTAAACATTTTGCATCTTTAAATATTGGTTATCAGTTAAAGCTTCATATTGTTCATATTTTTTATGGATTGGAGCAAAACCAAATTCAAAATTTTTGAAATTATGTGTGTTTTTATAAAAATTGATTAAGTCATAATTTTTGTGAATTTTGTTATTTTCATCAACGATATTTTCTTTGTAACCAAGAGTAAAGAAGTTAAATAATTTTTTGATTAATTTATATTTATCAAATTTGGTAATAACATCTTTCAGCACATATTTTTTAGCTTTTTGTCCTATTAAAAGAACAATTAAGCCAGGGATAGTTAAAGTTAATGAAATACCAAATAGCATGCCAAAGAATCATTCACTATTGTTTTCGAAAAATGTTTCTTTTTTGCGAAAGTAAAGAGCAAAAAGGGCAATGGTTGTTATTAATAATAAAAGACCTAATAAAAATATTCCAACGCCACTTCATAAACCGCCTTTAGCTCAATTAATCCTTTTGCTTTTCTTTTTATCAGCATAATAATTATTAATTAATTGAGTAGTTAATTTGTTTATTGTTGGACGTTTAGAACGAATAAAAGCTTCTTTTGAAATTAACTTATTTGATACTGACATTTGACCTCATTTCTATACGTATTATTATAATATTAATTATTTAATTTATTTATTATTTTGTTGTTTTTAGTATAAAAAACTTTTGCCTAAGCAAAAGTCAAAAATGGTAATTTTATTAATGTATATTTAGTACCCTTCTTTTGAAGATTTACCTTCAACAATGGCAACTGAACGGCTTGTTCCGAAACGGTTTGCGCCAGCTTAAGCCATGTTGATCATGTCATCTTTGTTGCTGATTCCACCAGCAGCTTTGATTAATAATTTGTCTCCACAAACACTTTTCATGATTTTAACATCTTCAAGTGTTGCGCCTCTTGTTGAGAAACCTGTTGAAGTTT
The Mycoplasmopsis fermentans PG18 DNA segment above includes these coding regions:
- a CDS encoding phosphoglycerate kinase encodes the protein MKKTIDDLVLKGKKVLMRVDFNVPLKDGVITSNKRIVAALPTIEKVIKEKGKLILFSHLGRVKSEEDKAKNNLLPVANELARLLKKPVLFVDSTRGAELEKAIAKMEPGEVILVQNTRYEDLNEKAESKNNPILGKYWAELGDVFINDAFGTAHRAHASNVGIASNIKESAIGYLMEKEVNALTKAIKNPKKPYVAIIGGAKVSDKIQVLENLIPLVDKMIIGGGMAYTFLKSQGYKIGKSLVEDEFIPFATEFLKKNKDKIILPVDHACAKEFADVEPVVYGLDIDDNYDGLDLGPKSIEKFVSALEGAKTVVWNGPMGVTEFENYKTGTLEVAKAVAALKGCYSIVGGGDSVAAVQKLKMESKFSHVSTGGGASLEFLQGIALPGVEAIQNK
- a CDS encoding MAG2810 family protein, whose amino-acid sequence is MSVSNKLISKEAFIRSKRPTINKLTTQLINNYYADKKKSKRINWAKGGLWSGVGIFLLGLLLLITTIALFALYFRKKETFFENNSEWFFGMLFGISLTLTIPGLIVLLIGQKAKKYVLKDVITKFDKYKLIKKLFNFFTLGYKENIVDENNKIHKNYDLINFYKNTHNFKNFEFGFAPIHKKYEQYEALTDNQYLKMQNVYYEGNIWHDLASINHKLKKQLIKAKSRTYGQLIEQKLSVKRFGIAVKLRELNPEVNVSFFDKDNFYTPSDYTSVELPKAYEKLLLKSNNHAVLKAWLDQKNNLEFLNEIFNELTISQISVPNTKANKKYLLNNLSFLIRNTEAFIWFDIPFELIDLIFEAKTINKEDIIETLTNKLMDDFYLIYLALQLLVPFGLEISVKEEIVNKPLESDLTFEGEKEQNKDNNQENNQTQSKNSK
- a CDS encoding PTS transporter subunit EIIB; the encoded protein is MSKKDKFLVVLLTIVTLGFCWLYWHLKNKKEQKIKKEGVNIKLPSNIKVVELVDNLGGKENIEEVNASISNIKVLIKDKTLIKMDKLQDTKFITGIMISTNKISLVIGDYARKLALEMNEYLEK
- the trpS gene encoding tryptophan--tRNA ligase, which translates into the protein MSKKRLLSGIKPTGDLTLGNYIGALRNFVKLQENYDEAYYFVADLHALTTGYVDPKELYQARREIVTMYLACGLDPKKSTIFYQSDVVEHTLAQWLMTTEISIGELSRMTQFKDKSQKMSKQANGTEKIPVGLLMYPVLMAADILIYNPDFVPIGEDQKQHLELARTIAERLNRDYKTNFKLAEGIIPPVGARIMSLTDPTKKMSKSDKGTKATIYLHDDPEVAYKKIMKSVTDSENKVYISEDKPGVLNLLNIYASLTNKTLKEAEKEFKDKDYAQFKSAVAIVVKDELTKIQANYAKATKMVDKVVAEGAQKAQAICQPIVEDLMKKMGYR
- a CDS encoding cysteine hydrolase family protein, with the protein product MKKIICVIDMLEGFCNEGALASPIVKKIIPNIEKVLKDNKKEDNLFICDSHNTFDLEMKQYPLHCLKDTKEAEIVKELKPYVKSVLEKNSTNAFHLFDKKLIEKYDQFVLTGCCTDICVLQFALSLKTYLNENRIDKKVIVLKDAVATFDAPGHNAQQFHNFTLNLMANAGIEIQ
- the nagA gene encoding N-acetylglucosamine-6-phosphate deacetylase, with protein sequence MLIKNVKIVNHNQIIECADIEFSKKITKITPTKNKAQYLLVPGFIDTHIHGFMNKDVMDSSAAVEDISLNLARNGITSFMPTAMTASWENIQIALKNIALAKCQGAKNIGIHIEGPFIGEAKKGAHKLEWLRRATREDILEMLNSSNHQLKKISYDPLMVEEKLVPFMVQNDIMPSIGHSAASYDQAMKYYDLGSTNTCHLWNAMSGIDSRKPGILEASLERHDVYSELIVDFHHICQESIVFTLNHKDINHLMCVSDAIRPAYGPDGKSISGGINIEKHGLTIYLEGTTTIAGSGICLHDSFKNLASLDLDYRDIVKLTSYNAAKAHNLKDRAQIKANKLADLVLMDLKTLDIKEVYIDGQKVK
- the tpiA gene encoding triose-phosphate isomerase, which translates into the protein MRKYVVIGNWKMNKNFTETMDFILSFKDEYKKLKKNKEAYAISQLNEFAVAIPHANLSAYQINKVNELKLCAQDVSQNCNGAFTGDVSASMLQDLNVNYVILGHSERRQYHHETNELVNLKAKQALEYNLTPVICVGETLEQYEKGQTKAIVKKQIEESLKDLDYSKIIVAYEPIWAIGTGKVATPEIAQDVCQYIHSITSKELVVQYGGSVNPKNISDLAAQKDINGFLVGGASLNVDSFIKLITLGK
- a CDS encoding MAG3450 family membrane protein, with the protein product MNSKQKKKEVKTWRPLVNVLFTLLFCVVFPFVWWLFATVDYHNQKITNLAICISVIVIYSLLIIGLNILLHYFKVLNIRSYNFNIPILSVFLWIILTSYISKFNIYARVGVAIAVVVVITLIVNFTTGKIEDNMEKKAKQLEEEKLKKEIEDLNK
- a CDS encoding Smr/MutS family protein, which codes for MTKTIDLHKLNVEQATSKVILALSEAQEKKLTSLEIITGYGSGALRARTLELLESENLTYIEEGPMVIVYFFNNNEDENDDNFSDIEYQKKFQ
- the thrS gene encoding threonine--tRNA ligase; the protein is MKIQVDKLLNHTTSHLLGAAVEKLYPEVKLGFGPATEEGFYYDFEFKEPLSVNELSKIEKLMKKLASRNLVTIQIPEKDYDFKNKPYKKELYDELKAQGKKITFYALQDPLNKEIIFKDLCAGGHVESTKVIKNFKLLSIAGAYWRGNSDNIQLTRIYGTSWSKKEELDNYLAILADRKERDHRKLGKEMKIFAMHPLCGQGFPIWLEDGMYIHNEIKNLVLKMDRKYGFTEVLTPHFGSEDLYKTSGHLAHYKDDMFAPLVIENERLIPRPMTCPHHIVCYNLEKRSYRDLPIRYSEQSQLYRYEKSGALTGLERVRGMLLTEGHLFVREDQIEQEIKSMYQLIEETLKIFNIDISYISLSLRDKNDKEKYFNDNKMWNSAEKMLKKALDDMGVKYTTVVGEAAFYGPKIDIQIDTALGHEITVSTIQLDFLQPKNFDITYTDKNGKEARPVMIHRGLIGTYERFVAILLEQTKGNLPFWLAPKQITIIPVNLNENLDYSRNIFNRLWNCNFRVKIDDRDERLNKKIREAQMSKSKYQVILGANEEKDKTISYREYGKEDTKTVTVEEFINILTKLRNNYE
- the nagB gene encoding glucosamine-6-phosphate deaminase, producing MKVYIEKDALAVAQKALSLIKNQITKKADSRICFATGSTPLDLYKLLIEDYQKGKIDFSKMVTFNLDEYLGLDLKNEHSYHYFMDHNLFNHINVKRENINFPDVIKYEKEHQNGSYEQVIEKLGGIDFTILGIGENGHIAFNEPDSQEQDITRVVDLTESTINANKRFFASEKDVPRKAVTMGIGTILKSKKIMLLATGPKKAQAIYDTLLKPVNSNCPASFLQNHKDVTIIVDELSAKLIKNKI
- a CDS encoding cysteine hydrolase family protein, which gives rise to MKKYYKSVKPEEIYICGIDTDCCVQATAVNLFEKRIRPIVLSNYCASNGGPESHEAALKTLSRAIGKENIIQL